The Pedobacter cryoconitis genome has a window encoding:
- a CDS encoding N-acetylglucosamine kinase: protein MILVADSGSSKTDWLGYKDGKTISFSTQGINPYFLNAQDIFKIFTKLKVTEEFAADVREIYFYGSGCSTPDKHEVISNGLSLYFPKAFISVENDLIGCAYATCGDQKGLICILGTGSNVSYFDGISTYDSNYGLGYILGDEGSGTTFGKKIVTSYLYKQMPEDLRTLFAEEFNTDKETIITNVYQKPFPNTYLAGFSRFMYPNREHPFINQLLIDGFQEFIDVNIKNFKDYKTLDCHFVGSVAYYYQDTLKQVCELNGLKLGRIMQKPIEGIYNYILKKEGIL, encoded by the coding sequence ATGATATTAGTAGCAGATAGCGGTTCTTCAAAGACAGACTGGCTGGGGTATAAAGATGGTAAGACCATCAGTTTTAGCACACAGGGCATCAATCCTTATTTTTTAAATGCACAGGATATCTTTAAGATATTCACCAAATTGAAGGTAACAGAGGAGTTTGCTGCTGACGTCCGGGAGATTTATTTTTATGGATCGGGCTGTTCTACTCCTGATAAACATGAGGTCATTTCCAATGGTTTATCCTTGTATTTTCCGAAGGCTTTTATCAGTGTGGAGAATGATCTGATTGGTTGCGCTTATGCAACCTGCGGCGATCAGAAGGGACTGATCTGTATCCTGGGTACGGGCTCAAATGTTTCTTATTTTGATGGCATCTCTACTTATGATAGCAATTATGGTCTGGGTTATATCCTGGGCGATGAAGGCTCCGGCACTACTTTCGGAAAAAAGATTGTTACTTCTTATTTGTATAAACAGATGCCTGAGGATTTGCGAACGCTGTTTGCGGAGGAATTTAATACAGATAAGGAAACTATTATCACTAATGTTTATCAAAAACCATTTCCTAATACTTATCTGGCGGGTTTCAGCAGGTTTATGTACCCGAACAGGGAGCATCCTTTTATCAATCAGTTATTAATTGATGGTTTTCAGGAGTTCATTGATGTGAATATCAAGAATTTTAAGGATTATAAGACGCTGGATTGCCACTTTGTAGGGTCGGTTGCTTATTATTATCAGGATACGCTGAAACAGGTTTGCGAGTTGAACGGGTTGAAGTTAGGAAGGATTATGCAGAAGCCGATTGAGGGGATTTATAATTATATTCTGAAAAAAGAGGGGATTCTCTAG
- a CDS encoding GAF domain-containing protein: protein MENTFGRNIIPQNEEARLENLKKYKILYTKSEPIFDQLAAVTATMLKVPLAMINFVDKDHVWTKADQQGDFGNEVERGTSLCSLAILRDELTVFEDALVEPCLMSNPLVVGEFGLRFYAAVPITTSEGFNIGAVCIVDKKVRTFTPEDRKKLEWVAQLIQIEIEKRA, encoded by the coding sequence TTGGAGAATACTTTTGGAAGGAATATAATTCCACAGAATGAAGAGGCGCGTTTAGAGAACTTAAAAAAGTATAAAATTTTGTATACCAAATCAGAACCGATATTTGATCAGTTAGCTGCGGTTACAGCAACGATGTTAAAAGTCCCTTTGGCGATGATCAACTTTGTTGATAAAGATCATGTATGGACTAAAGCTGACCAGCAGGGTGATTTTGGTAATGAGGTAGAAAGGGGGACAAGTCTTTGCTCGCTGGCTATATTGAGAGACGAACTGACGGTTTTCGAAGATGCATTGGTAGAACCATGTCTGATGTCTAATCCTTTAGTTGTAGGTGAATTTGGTCTTAGATTTTACGCTGCGGTACCAATTACAACTTCAGAAGGTTTTAACATTGGTGCGGTCTGCATTGTAGATAAAAAGGTAAGAACATTCACTCCTGAAGATAGAAAAAAACTAGAGTGGGTTGCTCAGCTTATCCAGATTGAGATAGAAAAGAGAGCATAA
- a CDS encoding GNAT family N-acetyltransferase, which translates to MGVIVKEIEAADTWGLRHRVMWPEKSIDYVKLDEDKDGVHFGLFNDERLVSVISLFITGKEAQFRKFATDSIVQGNGYGTKLLQHVLLVAQQNKVETIWCNARVDKASFYKRFGLVETDQKFNKGGIDYVMMQKTLAS; encoded by the coding sequence ATGGGAGTAATCGTCAAAGAAATAGAGGCAGCTGATACCTGGGGTTTACGGCACAGGGTGATGTGGCCTGAAAAATCTATTGACTATGTGAAATTAGACGAAGACAAAGATGGAGTTCATTTTGGCCTTTTTAATGATGAAAGGTTAGTCTCAGTGATCTCACTTTTTATTACTGGCAAGGAAGCACAATTCCGGAAATTTGCAACAGATTCCATAGTTCAGGGAAATGGTTATGGGACAAAACTATTACAACATGTTCTGTTGGTTGCGCAGCAAAATAAGGTGGAAACAATATGGTGTAACGCCCGTGTTGATAAGGCGTCATTTTATAAAAGATTTGGTCTGGTTGAAACTGATCAGAAATTCAATAAAGGTGGGATTGATTATGTAATGATGCAAAAAACGTTAGCTTCCTAA
- a CDS encoding S8 family serine peptidase: MHAQQVIMPGVTNATFLRTNSIALTNSANKQRLSAFAIAARKGWAVTRRDRDGSVMRLQRLDDAGLPVYYTTNNNVIAAATTRTNKLYDGGGLGLALSGSTIPAGKVAIWDGDGVLTTHVEFTGGRVEIRDKTQTTSEHSTHVAGTMMAAGVNPIAKGMAFGLPKLYSFDFDNDTPEMSENAAGLLISNHSYGVVAGWSLNTDINPERWEFYAAPGATEDYKFGYYDSQSSDWDKICYNAPYYLPVKSVGNNRSSNGPPVGGNYYRFNADKVMADAGKRPAGLSSNDKYDNIATYGTAKNILTVGAINPLPAGPYTPDRIQVATFSSWGPTDDGRIKPDLVADGVRVTSTSNAGDDRYTTLSGTSMSTPNVSGSLLLLQELYSRQNNSAYMRSATLKAVAIGTAAEAGSAPGPDYSYGWGLLNMEAAAQAILDNHLKSRIAENLLTQGEQQFIDVVAKGGTPLTGTICWTDPEVAPISTLDALNNPAPRLANDLDLRAVQESVTFLPWILDPARPAAPATRGDNTRDNVEQVRIDEPVAGKTYRFNVSHKGTLKRGAQAYSILLTGINGDAAFGSNKVTEGELNMVVYPVPAKNEVNINFNLTDKKDVTIDVFNISGQKLYSEKKNDFSGVYYSQIDLTHYASGIYFMVVKIGQNSYTKKFICTK; the protein is encoded by the coding sequence GTGCACGCACAACAAGTGATTATGCCTGGCGTTACCAATGCCACATTTCTGAGAACCAATAGTATTGCCCTTACAAACAGCGCTAATAAACAAAGGCTCAGCGCCTTTGCTATCGCCGCCAGGAAAGGCTGGGCCGTGACCAGAAGAGATCGTGATGGATCAGTAATGCGGCTGCAACGCCTCGACGATGCCGGACTGCCAGTTTATTATACAACCAACAACAATGTGATCGCCGCAGCAACCACACGTACCAATAAATTATATGATGGCGGAGGCTTAGGCCTCGCACTCAGTGGCAGCACTATTCCAGCAGGAAAAGTAGCGATATGGGATGGAGACGGTGTTTTAACCACACATGTCGAATTTACCGGCGGAAGAGTTGAAATCCGGGACAAAACCCAGACCACATCAGAACACTCCACACACGTTGCCGGAACAATGATGGCCGCAGGCGTAAATCCAATTGCCAAAGGCATGGCATTCGGGCTTCCGAAACTCTACTCCTTTGACTTCGACAATGATACCCCGGAAATGTCTGAAAATGCCGCCGGATTGCTTATTTCCAATCACTCCTATGGCGTTGTTGCAGGCTGGTCTTTAAATACAGATATCAATCCCGAGCGCTGGGAATTCTATGCCGCACCAGGTGCCACAGAAGACTATAAATTTGGCTACTACGACTCTCAATCCTCAGACTGGGATAAAATCTGTTACAACGCACCTTATTACCTTCCAGTCAAATCTGTAGGCAATAACAGGTCATCTAACGGGCCTCCAGTAGGAGGAAATTATTACAGGTTCAATGCAGATAAAGTGATGGCCGACGCAGGCAAAAGACCAGCAGGCCTGAGCAGCAATGATAAATATGATAATATAGCCACTTACGGAACGGCAAAAAACATTCTGACTGTAGGAGCTATCAATCCGCTACCAGCTGGTCCCTATACACCAGATCGTATCCAGGTGGCTACATTCAGCAGCTGGGGACCAACAGACGATGGCCGGATTAAACCAGATTTAGTAGCAGATGGCGTGAGGGTAACTTCAACCAGCAATGCAGGAGATGACAGGTATACGACCCTGTCAGGTACCTCTATGTCTACACCAAATGTCAGTGGATCACTCCTGCTTTTACAAGAACTTTACAGCCGTCAGAATAACTCAGCTTACATGCGATCTGCCACATTAAAAGCCGTTGCAATTGGTACCGCAGCCGAAGCAGGCAGTGCTCCGGGCCCGGACTATAGTTATGGATGGGGCTTATTGAATATGGAAGCTGCCGCACAGGCGATACTGGATAACCATCTTAAAAGCAGAATTGCTGAAAATCTGCTGACCCAGGGAGAACAACAATTTATTGATGTAGTTGCTAAAGGCGGAACGCCGTTAACTGGTACAATCTGCTGGACTGATCCCGAGGTAGCCCCAATCAGTACCCTTGATGCACTCAACAACCCAGCTCCGCGGTTAGCCAATGACCTTGACCTGCGCGCAGTTCAGGAATCCGTAACGTTTTTACCATGGATACTTGATCCTGCCAGACCAGCGGCACCGGCAACAAGAGGAGACAATACAAGGGATAACGTAGAACAGGTAAGAATTGATGAGCCAGTTGCAGGAAAAACATACCGGTTTAACGTATCCCATAAAGGTACACTTAAACGCGGGGCACAAGCTTATTCTATCCTGCTGACCGGAATAAATGGTGATGCTGCCTTCGGTTCAAATAAGGTGACCGAAGGGGAATTAAATATGGTGGTTTATCCCGTTCCAGCAAAAAATGAAGTAAATATTAATTTCAATCTAACTGACAAAAAAGATGTCACCATCGACGTGTTCAATATATCAGGGCAAAAACTTTACAGCGAGAAGAAAAATGATTTTTCAGGTGTGTATTATAGTCAGATAGATCTGACACACTATGCGAGTGGTATTTATTTTATGGTCGTAAAAATAGGACAGAACTCTTATACTAAGAAATTCATCTGCACTAAATAA
- a CDS encoding efflux RND transporter permease subunit, producing the protein MSISTTSIKRPVLAIVMNLMILLFGVIGYNFLGVREFPNIDPTVVSVRTSYPGANSDIIESQITEPLEKSINGIDGIRNMSSSSNQGSSTITIEFNLGKNIEEAANDVRDKVSQATRNLPKDIDGNPVVSKADANSDAIITMTIQSDKRNQLELSDYAENVIAERIQTIPGVSSVQIQGQKKYAMRIRIDPNKLAAYGLTSQDIVTALDNENVELPSGKITGANTELTVKTLGKLTNEKEFNDLIIKNDGNNVIQLKDVGFAEMGPENEETILRESGKPMVAVALIPQPGANYLDISTEFEKRFARLKTDIPKDIKLNVSLDNTRFIKNSVTEVAETIILSLVLVILIIYLFFRDWAIAIRPLIDIPVSLVFTFFIMYIFGFSINVLSLLAIVLATGLVVDDGIVVTENIFKKVEEGYSPFEAAIKGSNEIFFAVISISITLAAVFLPVVFLQGFVGRLFREFGIVIGAAVLISAFVSLTLTPMLNAYLMKKTGHKKSRFYEWSEPYFVMLNDNYAKNLNKFLDKRWLAIPIIVACVGLIVLFWKILPKETAPYDDRSAINMSITTPEGSSYDYTDQFIMKIAKMVEDSIPEKNVNITITSPSFGGSGAVNSGFVRMGLVDPELRGRSQEEIAAQLTRITRKYTEGKVLVTQQPTISVGRRGGLPISYIIQAQNFDKLREKVPQFMDEVSKDPTFTVSDVNLKFNKPEINLTIDRDKARNLGVSVSAIAQTLQLGLSGQRFSYFFMNGKQYQVIGQFDRGNRKDPLDLSSVYVRNDKGELIQVDNLVSAKEESSPPQLYRNNRFTAATVSAGLAPGKSIGDGIAAMDRIRDKILDETFSTDLSGESRDFQESSSNTMFAFGLALLLVYLILSAQFESFKDPVIIIMTVPMAVAGAFLSLWLFGQSWNIFSQIGTIMLIGLVTKNGILIVEFANQLKENGKSVHDAIREASVSRLRPILMTSLAIAIGALPIAMALGAAAKSRMGMGVVIVGGTTFSLVLTLFVIPSIYSYWSKEHQTNTDLQESLKAALAEENNPSA; encoded by the coding sequence ATGAGTATATCCACCACGAGTATAAAAAGACCCGTTCTGGCAATTGTAATGAACCTGATGATCCTGCTGTTCGGGGTTATCGGATACAATTTTCTGGGTGTAAGGGAGTTCCCGAATATTGACCCGACCGTAGTTTCCGTAAGGACTTCCTATCCCGGTGCAAATTCAGACATTATTGAATCACAAATTACTGAACCTCTGGAGAAATCCATCAACGGGATTGACGGGATCAGGAACATGTCTTCTTCCAGCAACCAGGGAAGCAGTACCATTACCATAGAGTTCAACCTGGGTAAAAACATTGAAGAAGCCGCGAATGATGTACGTGATAAAGTATCGCAGGCTACCCGTAACTTACCAAAAGATATCGATGGAAATCCTGTAGTGAGCAAGGCCGATGCCAATTCGGATGCGATCATTACTATGACCATTCAGAGTGATAAAAGAAATCAGCTTGAATTAAGTGATTATGCGGAGAATGTAATCGCCGAACGGATACAGACTATTCCAGGAGTAAGCAGTGTGCAGATTCAGGGACAGAAAAAGTACGCGATGAGAATTCGTATTGACCCCAATAAACTGGCTGCCTACGGCTTGACTTCTCAGGATATCGTAACCGCGCTTGACAATGAAAACGTAGAGCTTCCATCTGGTAAAATTACTGGTGCAAATACAGAGTTAACAGTAAAAACATTAGGTAAGCTAACGAATGAGAAAGAGTTCAACGATCTGATCATTAAGAATGACGGGAACAATGTGATCCAGTTAAAAGACGTTGGCTTTGCCGAAATGGGCCCTGAAAACGAGGAGACTATTCTAAGGGAATCGGGTAAGCCGATGGTTGCAGTAGCTTTAATTCCACAACCTGGAGCAAATTACCTTGATATTTCAACAGAATTTGAGAAGCGTTTTGCAAGGTTAAAAACTGACATACCTAAAGATATTAAACTGAACGTGTCGCTGGACAACACGCGTTTCATCAAGAATTCAGTAACAGAAGTAGCAGAAACCATTATTCTTTCGCTGGTACTGGTTATCCTGATTATCTACCTGTTCTTCAGGGACTGGGCAATTGCAATCAGGCCACTGATTGACATCCCGGTATCACTGGTATTTACATTCTTTATCATGTACATTTTTGGTTTCTCTATTAACGTACTTAGTTTACTGGCCATTGTACTTGCTACCGGACTGGTAGTCGATGATGGGATTGTGGTTACAGAAAACATTTTCAAGAAGGTAGAGGAAGGATACTCTCCTTTTGAAGCTGCGATTAAAGGATCTAATGAAATTTTCTTTGCGGTTATTTCCATCTCAATCACCCTGGCAGCGGTATTCTTACCCGTCGTATTTTTACAGGGGTTTGTAGGCCGGCTTTTCCGGGAATTCGGAATCGTGATTGGTGCAGCTGTACTAATCTCTGCTTTTGTATCCCTGACTTTAACCCCGATGCTGAATGCTTACCTGATGAAAAAAACAGGACATAAGAAATCGAGGTTCTATGAATGGTCTGAGCCCTATTTTGTCATGCTGAATGACAACTATGCGAAAAACCTGAATAAATTCCTGGATAAAAGATGGCTGGCCATTCCAATCATTGTTGCCTGTGTAGGCCTTATCGTGCTATTCTGGAAGATCTTACCCAAAGAAACAGCTCCTTATGACGATAGAAGTGCCATCAATATGAGCATTACTACGCCTGAGGGCTCATCTTACGATTATACGGATCAGTTCATTATGAAAATCGCCAAAATGGTCGAGGACTCTATTCCGGAAAAAAATGTAAACATTACGATTACTTCTCCGAGTTTTGGTGGCAGTGGTGCTGTAAACAGTGGTTTTGTCAGAATGGGTCTGGTTGATCCTGAATTGCGTGGTCGTTCTCAGGAAGAGATTGCGGCACAGCTAACGCGGATCACCAGGAAATATACAGAAGGAAAAGTATTGGTTACCCAGCAGCCGACTATCTCAGTAGGCCGCCGCGGAGGTTTACCGATCAGTTATATTATACAGGCTCAGAATTTTGATAAGCTCCGGGAAAAGGTACCTCAGTTCATGGATGAAGTAAGTAAAGATCCTACTTTTACCGTGTCTGATGTTAACCTGAAATTCAATAAACCGGAGATCAACCTGACTATCGACCGGGATAAGGCACGAAACCTTGGTGTATCAGTTTCGGCGATTGCGCAAACTTTACAACTGGGCTTAAGTGGTCAGCGTTTTTCTTATTTCTTTATGAATGGGAAGCAGTACCAGGTAATCGGGCAGTTTGACCGCGGCAACCGGAAAGACCCTTTGGATTTAAGTTCTGTTTATGTACGAAATGATAAGGGCGAACTGATACAGGTGGACAACCTGGTGAGTGCAAAAGAAGAAAGCAGCCCACCACAGTTATATCGGAATAACCGTTTCACGGCAGCGACGGTTTCTGCTGGCCTGGCTCCGGGAAAGAGTATCGGAGACGGTATTGCGGCGATGGACAGAATAAGGGATAAGATTTTAGATGAGACTTTCTCTACCGATCTGAGTGGTGAATCGCGCGATTTCCAGGAGAGTTCTTCGAACACGATGTTTGCTTTCGGATTGGCCTTATTGTTAGTTTACCTGATTTTATCTGCACAGTTTGAGAGTTTCAAAGATCCTGTTATCATCATTATGACTGTACCAATGGCGGTAGCAGGTGCATTCCTTTCGTTATGGTTATTTGGCCAGAGCTGGAATATCTTTAGTCAGATCGGTACGATCATGCTGATTGGCCTGGTAACCAAAAATGGTATCCTGATCGTAGAGTTTGCGAATCAGCTTAAAGAGAATGGTAAAAGTGTACATGATGCGATCAGAGAGGCCTCTGTTTCTCGTTTAAGACCAATTTTAATGACCAGTTTAGCCATCGCCATCGGTGCGCTGCCTATTGCTATGGCATTGGGTGCAGCAGCAAAAAGCCGTATGGGTATGGGTGTTGTGATTGTAGGTGGTACTACTTTCTCACTGGTTCTTACTTTATTTGTAATCCCTTCGATTTACTCTTACTGGTCTAAAGAACATCAAACGAATACTGATTTACAAGAATCCTTAAAAGCAGCATTGGCTGAAGAAAATAATCCTTCGGCTTAA
- a CDS encoding carboxypeptidase regulatory-like domain-containing protein — MKFYLAIFCSAILLVNFSCASRTSGQQGGIQEGIKGTVSVKEGNFMPGPDQKSGGNTGRVTRRTVYIYAVTTGAQAEGEGPLYKAIHQPLVAKVKADEKGFFQCKLAPGVYSVFTGEDGGMFFASLSNGKGELNPVEVFSKQVTVCNIVVNHKAVY, encoded by the coding sequence ATGAAATTTTATTTAGCTATTTTTTGTTCGGCAATACTCCTGGTAAATTTTTCCTGTGCTTCGAGAACTTCGGGGCAGCAGGGTGGTATTCAGGAGGGTATAAAAGGGACGGTATCGGTGAAGGAGGGTAACTTTATGCCGGGGCCTGATCAGAAGTCTGGGGGCAATACGGGTAGGGTCACAAGACGTACTGTTTATATTTATGCGGTGACTACGGGGGCGCAGGCTGAGGGTGAGGGGCCTTTGTATAAGGCAATCCATCAGCCGTTAGTAGCGAAGGTGAAGGCTGATGAAAAGGGGTTCTTTCAGTGTAAACTGGCTCCGGGAGTGTATTCTGTGTTTACTGGTGAGGATGGTGGGATGTTCTTCGCCAGTTTGTCTAATGGTAAGGGGGAGTTGAATCCTGTAGAGGTTTTTTCGAAGCAGGTTACGGTTTGCAATATCGTGGTTAACCATAAGGCGGTTTATTAA
- a CDS encoding iron-containing alcohol dehydrogenase has product MLNFEFKNPVKIIFGKGQIVKISQEIPENAKVLLLYGGGSIKSNGIYDQVMSALKGFDVTEFGGIPANPEYKVLMQALQVIKEKQITYLLAVGGGSVIDGTKFLSAAALYQGDEPWDILKNKIRTDKGMPFGTVLTLPATGSEMNSGAVITRADTQEKFGMGGPGLFPEFSVLDPLVVKSVPQRQLANGITDAFTHVLEQYMTYPAEAFLQDRFAEGILQTLIEIAPRIQKDPSDYEAAANFMWCCTMALNGLIQKGVPTDWSVHAIGHELTALFGIDHARTLAIIVPRHYRYNFEQKKEKLAQYAERIWGIQEGTVDEKAELAIIRTESFFHSLGIDTLLSQYTDEYEGTAEKIEARFTERGWLGLGEHKSIKPDDVRKIVALSYS; this is encoded by the coding sequence ATGTTGAATTTCGAATTTAAGAATCCGGTAAAAATAATATTCGGTAAGGGGCAGATCGTAAAGATCAGCCAGGAGATTCCGGAAAATGCAAAAGTTTTATTGTTATATGGGGGTGGAAGCATCAAGTCGAATGGTATCTATGACCAGGTGATGTCGGCGCTTAAAGGCTTTGATGTAACTGAGTTTGGTGGTATTCCGGCAAATCCTGAATATAAAGTATTAATGCAGGCATTGCAGGTTATCAAAGAGAAACAGATTACCTATTTGCTCGCTGTTGGTGGTGGTTCAGTTATTGATGGCACTAAATTCCTTTCGGCTGCGGCCCTGTATCAGGGAGATGAGCCCTGGGATATACTAAAAAATAAGATCAGAACGGACAAAGGAATGCCTTTTGGAACTGTATTGACATTGCCGGCTACTGGTTCGGAAATGAATTCTGGTGCTGTGATTACAAGAGCAGATACGCAGGAGAAATTCGGAATGGGCGGACCTGGTTTATTCCCTGAATTCTCTGTGCTGGATCCTCTGGTGGTAAAATCTGTTCCACAACGACAACTGGCCAATGGGATTACGGATGCATTTACACATGTACTGGAGCAGTATATGACTTACCCTGCGGAGGCATTTTTACAGGATAGGTTTGCGGAAGGAATCCTGCAGACACTGATAGAAATTGCGCCCAGGATTCAGAAAGATCCATCAGACTATGAAGCCGCAGCTAACTTTATGTGGTGCTGTACGATGGCTTTAAATGGGCTGATTCAAAAGGGGGTACCTACGGATTGGTCTGTACATGCTATTGGGCATGAACTGACGGCATTGTTTGGGATTGATCATGCGCGTACGCTGGCAATTATTGTACCCAGACATTACCGGTATAATTTTGAGCAAAAGAAGGAAAAACTTGCACAGTACGCAGAGCGTATCTGGGGTATTCAGGAAGGTACGGTTGATGAAAAGGCAGAGCTGGCTATCATCAGAACGGAATCTTTTTTCCATTCTTTAGGTATTGATACTTTACTTTCTCAGTATACTGATGAGTATGAGGGTACTGCGGAGAAAATTGAAGCGCGGTTTACCGAAAGGGGATGGTTAGGTTTGGGAGAGCATAAAAGCATTAAGCCTGATGATGTAAGAAAAATTGTAGCATTAAGTTACTCGTAA
- a CDS encoding PleD family two-component system response regulator produces the protein MNRILVVEDDPDLLEVIQMVLEENNYKVFPLMNGRPVFRIIEEFRPDIILMDIRLDGMDGRAIFREIRTRPATAHLPVMLISGGFSEDYIMRESLLANAYLEKPFEMAVLLDKLKQLLKEPA, from the coding sequence ATGAATAGAATACTAGTTGTAGAAGACGATCCGGATTTACTGGAAGTCATTCAGATGGTTCTCGAGGAGAACAATTATAAGGTTTTTCCGCTGATGAACGGAAGACCTGTCTTCAGGATTATCGAAGAATTCAGGCCCGATATTATCCTGATGGATATCAGACTGGACGGAATGGATGGAAGAGCAATATTCAGGGAAATCAGAACCAGACCAGCTACTGCTCATCTTCCAGTGATGTTAATTTCGGGTGGATTTTCTGAAGACTATATTATGCGGGAAAGTTTATTGGCAAATGCTTACCTGGAAAAACCATTTGAGATGGCAGTGCTGCTGGATAAGCTAAAGCAGTTACTAAAAGAGCCTGCCTGA
- a CDS encoding TolC family protein produces MNKHLLYILAFLIVCCTKAVVAQDTLSLESAISTALKNNYDIRLVNNEIQIAKNNLNAGNAGMLPGLAGTFSNGGSRQNTVQTPATGPEKKSSGVRSTNLSYGVALDWTIFDGFQMFANYDRLKELQKQGEVNGKLTILNTVSDVVAAYYALVRQQQLVLATDSALKISRLRVTIADNKLKIGRGSRLDVLSAKVDYNTDTTLYLQQRNILNTSRITLNQLMARDLNIVFAVNERLNIENDLKLADLELSMERLNPTLQNALINKKIAALSLKQVKGQRYPTVAVNSGYEFSRSTSPTGFNQKFRANGLTYGLTASLNIFNGFLQRQNERNAKVQLNSTELSLDKTKQDVSALLNATYQNYITNLDLLKVETGNVDLAKQNLDITFEKYRLGSISPLELREAQRNSINAIIRFLDAQYQAKLTEINLKEISGTLNVQ; encoded by the coding sequence ATGAATAAGCATCTCTTATATATCTTAGCTTTCCTGATAGTCTGCTGCACAAAAGCAGTGGTAGCTCAGGACACACTCAGCCTGGAGAGCGCAATCAGTACGGCTTTAAAGAACAATTATGATATCAGATTGGTCAATAATGAAATCCAGATTGCCAAAAACAACCTGAATGCCGGAAACGCTGGTATGCTTCCCGGACTTGCCGGAACTTTCAGTAATGGGGGCAGCAGACAAAATACAGTTCAAACCCCTGCAACCGGCCCGGAGAAAAAATCCAGTGGTGTACGCAGTACAAATCTAAGCTATGGTGTTGCGCTGGACTGGACAATTTTTGACGGGTTCCAGATGTTCGCAAATTACGATAGATTAAAAGAATTACAAAAGCAGGGTGAAGTCAATGGTAAGCTGACCATATTGAATACTGTTTCTGATGTGGTAGCTGCTTATTATGCTTTAGTCAGACAGCAGCAGTTGGTATTGGCAACGGACAGCGCATTAAAAATTTCCCGTTTAAGAGTAACCATAGCAGACAACAAATTAAAAATTGGACGTGGTTCCAGACTGGATGTGCTAAGTGCAAAGGTAGATTACAATACAGATACGACGTTATATCTGCAACAGAGAAACATTCTGAATACTTCCAGAATTACGTTAAATCAATTAATGGCAAGAGATCTGAATATTGTATTTGCCGTAAATGAGCGTCTGAATATTGAGAATGATCTGAAGCTGGCTGACCTGGAGTTATCAATGGAACGACTGAATCCAACTTTACAGAATGCTTTGATCAACAAAAAAATTGCCGCATTGAGTTTGAAACAGGTGAAAGGTCAGCGTTATCCTACGGTAGCTGTTAATAGTGGTTATGAGTTTTCCAGGAGTACGAGCCCAACGGGGTTTAATCAGAAATTCAGGGCTAACGGACTTACTTATGGTTTAACAGCGAGCCTCAACATTTTCAATGGCTTTTTGCAGAGACAAAATGAGCGCAATGCTAAAGTACAGCTAAATTCTACGGAGTTAAGCCTGGATAAAACAAAGCAGGATGTGAGTGCTTTGCTGAATGCCACTTACCAGAATTATATAACAAATCTTGATTTGTTAAAGGTGGAAACCGGAAATGTAGATCTGGCTAAGCAAAATCTGGATATTACTTTTGAAAAGTATCGTTTGGGTAGTATCAGTCCGCTGGAATTGCGCGAGGCACAAAGGAATTCGATCAATGCGATTATCCGGTTTCTGGATGCCCAATATCAGGCTAAACTAACAGAAATTAATTTAAAAGAGATTAGCGGTACTTTAAATGTTCAATAA